One Candidatus Hydrogenedentota bacterium genomic window, CTCAACCACCGGCTAATGTCCTGCATCCCTCCGGGATGCCCAAGACTTTCGCTTTCGGCCATTTCCACGTTTGGCAGAGAAAAACCGGCGGCTTGGAGCGCGGAAGAATACGTCCACTTCATTAGCAACGAAGTGAAGCAATCGCTTGCCCGCCACTGCTCCGGCCTGCGCGCATCTTGTCTGGCGATCAGAGTTCCCGCGGGGCGTTTGCCTGGGTTTGCCCGGGAAGGTACACTTGACTGGAATCTCCCCCGGCCGGCCGGGGGACAACCCCACGGCGGAGTTTGGGACGGCACATGGACATCCAACGTTTTGGCAAGAGGGGGCGGGGCCTTTTGGGGACGGCCGGGCTGCTGGCACTGCTCGTAGCAGCCGGCTGCGCGACGACGGCGGACGACCGTGGCGCGGGAGAACCGCCGGCCTGCGGAACATCGGCCGCGTCCGACAGCGAGGGGTTCATCCCGCTCTTCAACGGGAAGGACTTCACCGGGTGGGAGAGCCCGGACATGAGTTACTGGACCATTGAGGACGGCGCGATCACGGGCCGCATCACGAAGGAGCACCCCTGCACGGTCAACCAGTACCTCGTGTGGGAGGGCGGCGCGATGGCCGACTTCGAGCTGACGATGAACTACCGGATGGGAGGGGACGCCGCGTCCAACGGCGGCTTCCAGTTCCGGAGCAGGCTCCTGCCGGACCACGACATCGCCGGGTACCAGATGGACAACAACCTGAAGACGGACTGGCTGGTGCGGCTCTATGACGAGTGGGGGCGCCACGACCTCGCCCTGCGCGGGGAGAGGACGGTCTTCGGTCCCGACGGCGCCAAGACCGTGACGCCCATCCCCGAGGCGCAGGGCCCGGCCCCCTTCCGGCTCGAGGACTGGCACGCGTACCGCCTCGTCTGCCGCGGCACGCACATCACGCTCTACGTCAACGGGCAGCTCATGGCCGAGGTGGAGGACAACGACCCCGCCCAGCTCGACCGCTCGGGCATCCTG contains:
- a CDS encoding DUF1080 domain-containing protein; the protein is MDIQRFGKRGRGLLGTAGLLALLVAAGCATTADDRGAGEPPACGTSAASDSEGFIPLFNGKDFTGWESPDMSYWTIEDGAITGRITKEHPCTVNQYLVWEGGAMADFELTMNYRMGGDAASNGGFQFRSRLLPDHDIAGYQMDNNLKTDWLVRLYDEWGRHDLALRGERTVFGPDGAKTVTPIPEAQGPAPFRLEDWHAYRLVCRGTHITLYVNGQLMAEVEDNDPAQLDRSGILGLQLHSGEPVTVQFKDILYKPLPPEK